In the Leishmania panamensis strain MHOM/PA/94/PSC-1 chromosome 30 sequence genome, one interval contains:
- a CDS encoding ATP-dependent RNA helicase, putative (TriTrypDB/GeneDB-style sysID: LpmP.30.3220), with product MPKKAAISFADLGLGAPLPRVLAKSRDERRKEQRIEKKERKDRTREAMAEVATARDIVAQHKRFVEAEAAQARKLKEMHKRELRVEHLKARSKREESERQRTTQLRVRQEEIITELKAKRREEEAEIQRVRALLERDTAERAKVAPINVHIDIHRTDEVKQQRAGLPVLREEQPIMEAINETRRTCVLVCGETGSGKTTQIPQFLWEAGYGHPESHTFGREGRILVTEPRRVAAVSMARRVAEELNAPFGEEVCYHVRYDNNLSDKCKLKFATEGIVLKEIQSDFLLRKYSVIVIDEAHERSISCDILIGLLSRIVPLRNDLFEEELRKHHGDVDKTSIKPLKLVIMSATMRVTDFKDNRMLFPIVPPLINVEARRYPVTNHFARRTELKEYVNQAFEKVRQMHKKLPPGGILVFLCTQQEIEDLCDRLRRHYATTKIEYCDNAYSKHRLLTGRSQEETAAASSDNDDDDAATAGEAEEKDEYGLHTADYALDDEDMTSGNSEEVETVREGRLRRPPQPRDGKGKRTRGEAGAQLAGRDPWGRSGEDRGAAAEGVTTFPGEEEEEVNGEYDTLHVLPLYALLDFQKQQEVFKPPLKGTRLCVVATNVAETSITIPNIKYVVDAGRAKSKVIDEETKASCFRIEWTSQASAEQRSGRAGRVGPGHCYRLYSTAVYANLMARHGDPEVLRTPLDSVVLLMKHIGVKNVGGFPFPSPPRESDLKAALQHLSVIGALDAAHNYNITELGRHLVAYPVPPRFARALFEVLKQQKAQSAEVQDMVAAIVAVATTTANVFTGEGNQLKAKKLDERADTPMDPRQAHIRSLVSPGSDLVTYLNAFYAYRSDPWRSCGMFCLVSKSMHDANLLYTQLRSHMRQHCRSQDELVDTLDESEATILEKDEQKLGSRHSGVCPLPRETELLLRQVFIPGLMDQVARRATVHECRSLGVVYNDKRATTTPYLVLGVNRTIAYIHPTSAVARTFPPPEYVIFGFLQKVHRSDTKETQAMMMGVTVVMPEWLRAYGFEEEAE from the coding sequence ATgccgaagaaggcggcgatATCATTCGCGGATCTCGGCCTGGGGGCCCCGCTGCCCAGGGTTCTGGCAAAGTCCCGCGACGAGCGACGGAAGGAGCAGCGGAttgagaaaaaagagaggaaggaccGCACACGCGAGGCCATGGCtgaggtggcgacggcgcgtGATATTGTGGCGCAGCATAAACGCTTTGTCgaagcggaggcggcgcaggcacgcaagctgaaggagatgcaCAAACGTGAGCTGCGAGTGGAACATCTGAAGGCACGCTCTAAGCGCGAGGAAAGCGAGCGGCAACGCaccacgcagctgcgcgtgagACAGGAAGAAATTATCACTGAACTAAAGGCGAAGcgacgggaggaggaggctgagaTACAGCGGGTACGGGCACTGCTAGAGCGTGACACGGCAGAGAGGGCAAAGGTGGCACCAATTAATGTTCACATTGATATTCACCGCACCGATGAGGTGAAGCAACAGCGCGCTGGTCTGCCTGTCCTGCGCGAGGAACAGCCGATTATGGAGGCCATCAACGAAACACGTCGCAcatgtgtgttggtgtgcggCGAGacaggcagcggcaagacCACCCAAATTCCGCAGTTTCTGTGGGAGGCGGGGTACGGCCACCCAGAGAGCCACACCTTCGGGAGGGAGGGCCGCATCCTCGTCACGGAGCCCCGTCGTGTGGCTGCAGTGTCGATGGCGCGACGTGTGGCCGAAGAGCTTAACGCCCCCTTTGGGGAAGAGGTGTGCTACCACGTTCGGTACGATAACAACCTCTCTGACAAGTGCAAGCTGAAGTTTGCGACGGAGGGTATTGTGCTAAAGGAGATTCAATCTGACTTTCTTCTTCGCAAATACAGCGTGATCGTGATTGATGAAGCGCACGAGCGCAGTATCTCATGCGACATCCTGATTGGGCTGCTTTCTCGCATTGTGCCACTGCGCAATGACCTCTTTGAGGAGGAACTGCGCAAGCATCACGGTGACGTGGACAAGACAAGCATCAAACCGCTCAAGCTTGTCATCATGTCTGCCACCATGCGCGTTACTGACTTCAAGGATAACCGGATGCTTTTTCCCATTGTGCCGCCGCTCATCAACGTCGAGGCTCGCCGATACCCTGTCACGAATCACTTTGCCCGACGCACGGAGCTTAAGGAGTACGTGAACCAGGCCTTCGAGAAGGTGCGCCAGATGCACAAGAAGTTGCCGCCAGGCGGCATTTTAGTGTTTCTGTGCACCCAGCAGGAGATCGAGGACTTGTGTGATCGTCTGCGTCGGCACTACGCCACGACAAAGATCGAGTACTGTGACAATGCCTACTCAAAGCATCGACTGCTGACTGGACGGAGCCAGGAGGAgacggctgcggcgtcgAGCGACAACGATGATGATgacgccgccactgcaggggaggcagaggaaaaggacGAGTACGGCCTTCACACGGCAGACTACGccctcgacgacgaggacaTGACGAGTGGCAATTCGGAGGAGGTCGAAACCGTGCGCGAGGGGCGGTTGCGGCGGCCCCCTCAGCCACGCGATGGAAAGGGCAAGCGCACCCGCGGCGAGGCTGGAGCGCAGCTGGCTGGCAGGGATCCCTGGGGCCGTAGCGGCGAGGACCGTGGGGCCGCAGCGGAAGGGGTAACGACTTTTccaggtgaggaggaggaggaggtcaaCGGAGAGTATGACACACTCCATGTCCTCCCGCTTTATGCGCTTCTTGACTTTCAGAAGCAACAAGAGGTTTTTAAGCCACCTCTTAAGGGCACACGCCTCTGCGTTGTCGCCACCAACGTGGCCGAGACGTCCATCACGATCCCAAATATCAAGTACGTGGTGGATGCTGGGCGAGCTAAATCCAAGGTAATCGACGAGGAGACCAAGGCGAGCTGCTTTCGAATTGAGTGGACAAGCCAGGCTTCCGCtgagcagcgcagcggccgtgCAGGTCGTGTGGGGCCGGGACACTGCTACCGACTCTACAGCACTGCAGTGTACGCAAACTTGATGGCAAGGCACGGCGACCCGGAAGTGCTTCGCACCCCGCTCGATTCCGTCGTCCTTCTTATGAAGCATATTGGGGTCAAGAACGTCGGTGGCTTTCCGTTcccatcaccgccacgggAGTCGGACCTGAAGGCtgccctgcagcaccttAGCGTTATTGGCGCTCTCGATGCAGCGCACAACTACAACATTACCGAGCTGGGTCGACATCTGGTTGCGTACCCGGTGCCACCAAGATTTGCGCGGGCTCTTTTCGAGGTactgaagcagcagaaggcgcaATCCGCTGAGGTGCAGGACATGGTTGCTGCCATCGTCGCGGTGGCCACGACGACGGCCAATGTTTTCACCGGAGAGGGTAATCAGCTCAAGGCGAAGAAGCTCGACGAGCGCGCCGACACCCCTATGGACCCCCGACAGGCGCACATTCGCTCCTTGGTGAGCCCTGGAAGCGACCTGGTCACGTACCTCAACGCATTCTATGCCTACCGAAGCGATccgtggcgcagctgtggcatGTTCTGCTTAGTTTCAAAAAGTATGCACGACGCAAATCTGCTCTACACCCAGCTTCGCAGTCACATGCGCCAGCACTGCAGGAGTCAGGACGAGCTAGTCGACACGCTGGACGAAAGCGAGGCCACCATACTCGAAAAAGATGAGCAAAAGCTTGGGAGTCGCCACAGTGGTGTGTGCCCTTTGCCGAGGGAGACAGAGCtactgctgcggcaggtcTTCATTCCAGGGCTCATGGACCAAGTTGCGCGCCGCGCGACAGTGCATGAATGCCGCTCACTCGGTGTGGTGTACAACGACAAGCGAGCTACCACGACACCATATCTTGTGCTGGGTGTGAACCGCACCATCGCCTACATTCACCccaccagcgccgtggcGCGCACATTTCCGCCGCCAGAGTACGTAATATTTGGATTTCTGCAGAAGGTGCACCGCTCCGATACCAAAGAGACACAGGCTATGATGATGGGCGTTACAGTGGTGATGCCAGAGTGGCTGCGCGCCTACGGctttgaggaggaggccgagtag
- a CDS encoding hypothetical protein (TriTrypDB/GeneDB-style sysID: LpmP.30.3230) translates to MDFGVIGGQQGPKALLDAVRQAVRDRNLETLRRLSKEFLTVDNNVEKCRDENGNTIAHLALDKNPATLEYVIEALHANVNATNAQGRTPLHEAVTQNYVACCEVLLTHGADDTIQSTTQSTPFHTAAACGSVECMEAILRHSDTPEVKVNELDRQRSSALHRCAFDGDVRVSRWLVEHGANIDVADSTDATPLLIAVRMSQTEAVEFLLKNGADCNWQDRQGNSCLHFCAVRCDVKIARLLLAAGANPRLLNEEYDSPLHIVAQHSRLDSGAWEEMVGLLLMAGCDPLQVNVSNKKPSDYVSRGMKRIFIKEDVERLLHRKAQLQEESDAELARAWEQCAQWKTKVLENISVRRLWEAAEDKRLAREKEERIRCANDARMTYDEMLTKCRFLEAEIQRKKGMLEKASVKSGR, encoded by the coding sequence ATGGATTTTGGCGTCATTGGGGGGCAGCAGGGACCAAAGGCGCTCCTGGATGCAGTGCGGCAGGCGGTCCGAGACCGTAATCTCGAAACTCTTCGTCGTCTCTCCAAAGAGTTCCTTACAGTTGACAACAACGTAGAGAAATGCCGAGACGAAAACGGCAACACTATCGCTCACCTTGCCCTGGACAAGAACCCCGCCACCCTCGAGTACGTCATCGAGGCACTCCACGCGAACGTCAACGCTACAAATGCGCAGGGGCGCACCCCTCTGCACGAGGCAGTGACTCAGAACTACGTAGCTTGCTGTGAGGTGCTCCTCACTCACGGCGCAGATGACACCATTCAGTCCACGACACAGTCCACTCCTTTTcacacggcggcggcgtgtggAAGCGTCGAGTGCATGGAGGCGATTCTCCGCCACAGCGACACACCGGAGGTGAAAGTGAACGAGTTAGaccggcagcgcagctctgccCTGCACAGGTGCGCATTTGACGGAGATGTGCGAGTGAGCCGATGGCTGGTCGAGCACGGCGCCAACATCGATGTTGCTGACTCTACGGATGCGACGCCCCTCCTCATAGCCGTGAGGATGAGCCAgacagaggcggtggagTTTCTCTTGAAGAATGGAGCGGACTGCAACTGGCAAGACCGACAAGGCAATAGTTGCCTGCACTTCTGCGCCGTCCGCTGTGATGTCAAGATAGCCCGgctgctcctcgccgctgGGGCCAACCCACGCTTGCTCAATGAGGAGTACGATAGCCCACTGCACATCGTTGCTCAACATTCGCGCCTCGATTCCGGGGCTTGGGAGGAGATGGTAGGGCTGTTGCTCATGGCTGGCTGCGACCCACTGCAGGTCAACGTGTCCAACAAGAAGCCCAGCGACTACGTTAGTCGCGGAATGAAGAGGATCTTCATTAAGGAGGACGTcgagcgcctgctgcacaggaaggcacagctgcaggaggagagcgacgctGAGCTCGCCAGGGCGTGGGAGCAGTGCGCGCAGTGGAAAACGAAAGTGCTCGAGAATATCTCCGTCCGGCGCCTCTgggaagcagcggaggaCAAGCGGCTGGcgcgggagaaggaggagcgcaTTCGATGTGCCAACGACGCGAGAATGACGTATGATGAGATGCTCACCAAGTGCCGCTTCTTGGAGGCGGAGATCCAGCGGAAGAAAGGGATGCTGGAGAAGGCCAGCGTGAAATCTGGGCGTTAG
- a CDS encoding hypothetical protein (TriTrypDB/GeneDB-style sysID: LpmP.30.3240), translating into MKSVKERDVAGMAAFELALQYSFIRQDRSYHFVQLLTALCSFVFFSQLTALNVLLVLPPLVPSVEPHVEFLRAYSHPLLAVLSLVALLLIRASKKRFVIEPGEQTMERLNRDILEPCLGMKFDTRTGMLFSDFRAGSLRGRENYYSLRYLDDPQPPLTSVTGMGG; encoded by the coding sequence ATGAAGTCCGTGAAGGAACGCGATGTTGCTGGCATGGCGGCATTTGAGTTGGCCCTGCAGTACAGCTTTATCCGGCAGGATCGTTCCTACCActttgtgcagctgctgacggcgctgTGCTCCTTCGTATTTTTCTCACAGCTGACGGCTCTCAACGTGCTTcttgtgctgccgcctctggtGCCGTCGGTGGAGCCGCATGTGGAATTCCTGCGCGCCTACAGTCATCCGCTCTTGGCGGTGCTTTCtctggtggcgctgctgttgatcCGGGCTAGCAAGAAGCGCTTCGTCATCGAGCCCGGCGAGCAAACGATGGAGCGGCTCAACCGCGATATTCTAGAACCGTGCCTTGGCATGAAGTTCGACACGCGCACAGGGATGCTGTTCTCTGACTTCCGCGCCGGCAGTCTGCGCGGGCGAGAAAACTACTATTCCCTTCGCTACCTCGATGACCCACAGCCACCACTAACTTCCGTGACAGGGATGGGGGGTTGA
- a CDS encoding serine/threonine phosphatase, putative (TriTrypDB/GeneDB-style sysID: LpmP.30.3250) has protein sequence MRGKTSHHVFSPAKAQSLRFSTDHTSSFLPLITRGCVDSYSSAAAFRNGKRTISLWRKSPPLLLSAALIIVALTVALSVEARRLVAVGDLHGDYEQSVSVLRLTRLIDNRNHWIGEDAFLVQLGDILDVGPDDLLIVRLLMRLQQEALANGGDVIQLLGNHELRNFRGDYKAVDEASLAASGGAKGRDILLSNVTELGRYLRSRRAIFHYGPFLFMHGGFSTATAGMITSLKKIEQFNSELSKALLNGTISPLARNGLDLTEDEVSNVANPILVRSILNVKCGALSKVFDKKFPGIQAVVVGHVPHDPRDFEDWRLCRGRLIDIDFGMSRWKKGDPGHVAALEIEEGTWHAQLIETSTGSSSVLGRNAPVADAVMVHYLLGFFALIVAVAVGVLLVAYYVPFRSTSALEPLLEANAIHYGTV, from the coding sequence ATGAGAGGCAAGACAAGCCACCACGTTTTCTCCCCAGCGAAAGCGCAATCACTCAGATTCAGCACTGATCacacctcttctttcctccctctcatcACCCGCGGCTGCGTAGATTCGTActcttctgcagcggcgtTTAGAAATGGGAAAAGGACGATATCGCTGTGGAGGAAATCGCCGCCTCTGTTGCTGTCCGCGGCGCTCATCATCGTAGCATTGACAGTCGCGCTGAGTGTTGAGGCGCGCCGCCTTGTCGCTGTTGGGGACCTCCACGGCGACTACGAGCAGAGCGTCTCCGTCTTGCGTCTTACGCGTCTCATCGACAACCGTAACCACTGGATCGGTGAGGATGCGTTCCTCGTCCAGCTGGGTGACATTCTCGATGTTGGCCCCGATGATCTTCTCATTGTCCGCCTATTAATGAgactgcagcaggaggcTCTAGCCAACGGGGGTGATGTGATTCAGCTGCTGGGCAACCACGAGCTGCGCAACTTCCGAGGCGACTACAAGGCGGTGGACGAGGCGAGCCTTGCTGCTAGTGGTGGAGCGAAGGGTCGTGACATTCTTCTGTCCAATGTGACAGAGCTAGGCAGATACCTGCGTTCTCGCAGGGCAATATTCCACTACGGCCCGTTCCTCTTCATGCACGGAGGCTTCTCCACGGCAACGGCCGGCATGATCACAAGTCTCAAGAAGATCGAACAGTTTAACTCGGAGCTCAGCAAGGCGCTACTGAACGGCACCATCTCACCTCTCGCGCGCAACGGTCTGGACCTGACTGAGGACGAGGTGAGCAACGTCGCCAACCCTATCCTCGTGCGCAGCATCTTGAATGTCAAGTGCGGTGCGCTGAGCAAGGTGTTCGACAAAAAGTTCCCAGGCATCCAGGCTGTCGTAGTGGGGCACGTGCCGCATGACCCACGTGACTTCGAGGACTGGCGGCTCTGTAGGGGCAGGCTTATCGACATCGACTTTGGCATGTCGCGCTGGAAGAAAGGCGACCCAGGGCACGTAGCGGCTTTGGAGATCGAGGAAGGCACGTGGCATGCGCAGCTTATCGAGACGTCTACTGGATCCAGCTCAGTCTTGGGAAGGAACGCACCCGTCGCGGATGCCGTGATGGTCCATTATCTACTGGGTTTCTTCGCACTCATTGTggccgtcgctgtcggcgtCCTCCTTGTGGCGTACTACGTGCCGTtccgctccacctctgcaTTGGAGCCGCTACTCGAGGCGAACGCGATTCATTACGGCACGGTGTAG
- a CDS encoding hypothetical protein (TriTrypDB/GeneDB-style sysID: LpmP.30.3260), with amino-acid sequence MPKKEKAKKALTSAVTPPGFTEEERLLEVQLHWDVDVQAAPEVLVFLRLFQQDHFILPHQLLIDSNSDADADGQHQPLQQQLSAAPPLLPLVKQTVPVSMPTARHILLNDIKANRVDVYTLPGVDDVNEAGDKQTGSVAGKRHKGAATAAPKSKVKATAGLTTLPDGARHIGGTALSLVPLLTSSTMDVAVALTAGSLAVANDYLNFRVQCRDLLLSAQCMSQCRPVLVRLYGVVGLPTVASTSDPSSTKYMAAAATANSRRRLRACVSLAGGRVTVPVLPIRPAISAEEAAAPPLFPPRSPTATFHDHVLFLNELGTPLDVYRKLYSTLCEVSLWQSFEMDAQGTAVEAVGASALPGGCTEVLLGSGSFLVRDFLTDDQTRFCETVQLLPGRTTVDLAKDCTCLTTGCSVSVHLDFFQPFPPLRHVDKEGQPLPRKAFLTRALVHLPYAAPWMADFLTLLLREVTALPPATQDVQLYLPPPPLPTEAMEKEKAVGRRRSAMHGRGAAAPTASASSRRPRSDRRSHKAGKSIGCPAPPDLMPASPSPSFADELKVYSPPGLSGFEVADGEERLWCFEATVLEVQHILSQLGSFVEAHGGAPSRVRLHFNAELFVPQRAYMKFPPLVVPPAGMAVLSSPSEVDGSSVALEVDPSGTGGRLHRIRFRSTVGSLCRTQSHYIRHNLSDDCLQCLLSLAALLGAGSMREAELRGWMPSATLLIAAERSFGQTLEKEDLLGVALTTPDASQTAVTALVPKDDTADGAPERSASSAAASLMAGVAVGSLVFFDGILKTGTRRPVPATVRLRFPVSAWMVVTKTKEEVLCAFPHNSPTGLVQYHIEGQVVRCSTTTLLYVLKCVCLARSVTQNYNAAYEHLLRQRQREQRALLLERSASSATGKCVLARQAAADVAGGSRGALDCSVDKTRVSAAGQVCGVDSSDGDDDGEANWLDSGMDRYLYVSFGSSNKSTTLSRRLQMDRASSHRSLVPVTQRRQAPRAVSSPTELTYDELWRMYERRAPTSATAASARDPEKLPPIRF; translated from the coding sequence ATGCccaagaaggaaaaggcgaaaAAGGCGCTGACGTCTGCGGTTACCCCGCCGGGCTTCACAGAAGAGGAGCGTTTGCTGGAGGTGCAGTTGCACTGGGACGTGGATGTGCAAGCAGCGCCAGAGGTGCTGGTTTTTTTACGCCTCTTCCAGCAGGATCACTTCATTCTTCCTCACCAGCTGCTGATCGATTCCAACAGCGACGCTGACGCTGACGGCCAACACCAGCCCCTTCAGCAGCAACtgtctgctgctcccccaCTGCTCCCCTTAGTCAAGCAAACGGTCCCGGTAAGCATGCCGACTGCACGCCATATACTACTTAATGATATCAAGGCCAATCGCGTTGACGTGTACACCCTCCCAGGAGTCGACGATGTCAACGAAGCCGGCGACAAGCAGACGGGCAGTGTGGCGGGGAAACGGCACAAAGGCGCGGCAACTGCTGCTCCCAAATCCAAAGTAAAGGCAACAGCCGGACTCACCACTCTCCCCGACGGGGCCCGCCACATTGGGGGAACGGCACTCTCGCTTGTCCCGCTTCTTACAAGTTCGACAATGGACGTCGCTGTGGCGCTCACCGCGGGATCACTAGCCGTTGCTAACGACTACCTGAATTTCCGAGTGCAGTGCCGTGATTTGCTGCTGTCTGCGCAGTGCATGTCTCAGTGTCGCCCAGTGCTGGTGCGTCTGTATGGTGTCGTGGGACTGCCCACCGTGGCGTCCACATCTGATCCCTCATCTACGAAGTacatggctgctgccgcgactGCCAACTCACGCCGTcgcctgcgcgcgtgtgtttcGCTAGCAGGGGGACGCGTGACGGTACCTGTGCTGCCGATCAGACCTGCAATTTCCGCTGAggaggctgctgcgccgcccttGTTCCCGCCACGCAGTCCGACAGCCACTTTCCATGATCATGTTCTCTTTTTGAATGAACTGGGCACGCCTCTCGATGTGTACCGGAAGCTCTACAGCACCCTATGTGAGGTGTCGCTATGGCAATCCTTTGAGATGGATGCGCAGGGGACGGCGGTAGAAGCTGTAGGCGCTTCCGCACTGCCGGGGGGATGCACAGAGGTCTTacttggcagcggcagtttTTTGGTGCGCGACTTTTTGACAGACGATCAAACGCGCTTTTGTGagacggtgcagctgctgcctggCCGCACCACCGTGGACCTTGCAAAGGACTGCACATGTCTCACCACCGGCTGCAGCGTTTCCGTGCACCTCGACTTTTTCcagcccttcccccccctgcGTCATGTTGACAAGGAGGGGCAGCCGTTGCCGCGCAAGGCCTTTCTGACGCGTGCTCTTGTGCACCTGCCGTATGCGGCTCCGTGGATGGCTGACTTTctcactcttcttctgcgcGAGGTCACGGCGTTGCCTCCCGCGACGCAGGACGTGCAGCTTtacctgccaccaccgccgcttccCACCGAAGCcatggagaaggaaaaggcggttgggaggcgcagaagcgccatgcacggccgcggcgccgcggcgccgaccGCCTCTGCGTCGTCAAGGCGGCCGAGGAGCGACAGGAGGAGTCACAAGGCGGGAAAATCAATCGGATGCCCTGCTCCACCTGACCTTATGCCAGcttcgccatcgccgtcttTCGCAGACGAGCTGAAGGTATACTCGCCGCCGGGTCTCAGCGGGTTCGAGGTTGCAGACGGGGAAGAGCGACTGTGGTGCTTTGAGGCGACGGTGCTTGAAGTACAGCATATACTCAGTCAGCTTGGCAGCTTTGTGGAGGCGCATggcggtgcgccgtcgcGGGTGCGCCTGCATTTCAATGCTGAGCTGTTTGTGCCACAGCGCGCGTACATGAAGTTCCCGCCGTTGGTGGTTCCACCAGCTGGAATGGCAGTCTTATCATCACCCAGCGAGGTCGATGGGTCGTCGGTGGCCTTGGAGGTGGATCCGAGCGGAACAGGTGGACGGCTTCACCGCATTCGTTTCCGTAGCACCGTCGGATCCTTGTGTCGGACGCAGTCTCACTACATCCGCCACAACCTCTCCGATGACTGCCTGCAGTGTCTGCTCTCtttggcagcgctgctgggggCCGGGTCGATGCGAGAGGCCGAGCTGCGAGGCTGGATGCCGTCTGCGACGCTTCTCATCGCCGCAGAGCGCTCTTTTGGTCAAACGCTAGAAAAGGAAGACTTGCTCGGCGTCGCCTTGACCACCCCTGATGCATCGCAGACCGCAGTGACGGCGTTGGTCCCAAAAGATGATACTGCGGACGGTGCGCCCGAGAGAAGCGCtagcagtgccgctgcatcCCTGATGGCTGGGGTGGCGGTAGGGTCGCTGGTGTTCTTCGACGGTATCCTTAAGACTGGGACTCGACGACCTGTGCCCGCCACCGTTCGCCTGCGTTTCCCTGTCTCTGCTTGGATGGTGGTGACCAAAACTAAGGAAGAGGTGCTCTGCGCTTTCCCGCACAACTCCCCCACTGGCCTCGTACAGTACCACATTGAGGGGCAGGTAGTGCGGTGCTCTACTACAACCTTGCTGTACGTGCTCAAGTGCGTGTGCCTGGCGCGCAGTGTCACACAAAACTACAACGCAGCCTACGAGCACCTCttgcgccagcgccagcgtgagcagcgtgcgctgctgctggagaggtCTGCATCGTCGGCGACTGGCAAGTGCGTGCTGGCGcggcaggcagcagcagatgtcGCAGGGGGTAGCCGAGGGGCCCTGGACTGCAGTGTAGACAAGACTCGTGTCTCTGCCGCCGGTCAAGTGTGCGGAGTGGACTCCAGTGATggagatgatgatggtgaGGCGAACTGGCTGGATTCCGGCATGGACCGGTACTTGTACGTGTCCTTTGGCTCCTCCAACAAGTCAACAACTCTGTCGCGGCGCTTGCAAATGGATCGCGCGAGTTCCCATAGGTCATTAGTGCCCGTAACCCAGCGCAGACAGGCACCACGCGCCGTCTCCTCGCCAACAGAGCTCACGTACGACGAGCTGTGGCGCATGTACGAGCGGCGTGCCCCCAcctcggcgacagcggcatcTGCACGCGACCCCGAAAAGCTGCCGCCAATCCGATTTTGA
- a CDS encoding UV excision repair RAD23-like protein (TriTrypDB/GeneDB-style sysID: LpmP.30.3270), which yields MKVILKTITGKQHEVDVEATSTILDVKKLLVDEYEPASLRLCFNGAVLEDSKILADAGVKDNDFLVLAGRKRKIPKPASMPSAEPQKTEAAPEFSAPLSATAPPPAMPTSASTTTSTADSVAPAVPAATTAPAPAPAPAPAPAPAPAPAPAPAPAPVAPTPPAGSAIPVASAASIYGVAPNLIDEVAAMGFEDRNQIALALRAAFMNVDRAVEYLFDGIPPHLVEELTSHGLPAAPAEAPRASNPSASSATAAVPVSTSLASAATLSTAASEMRDALSRIPQFDEIRTLYNQNTDTLPVVMQQIALRHPAVYEQIERNPEVFLSIMGEAGQPGTSNAPPGSVASPTAEAVVGDTEEGSFMNELQAGVELTAEDRMAVQQLVELGGGMWDEQSAVLVYLATQRNQEVAASVLFEHGGVPAELLAEIATQIADEEAEDYEDEQ from the coding sequence ATGAAAGTAATTCTCAAGACAATTACTGGAAAGCAGCACGAGGTGGATGTGGAGGCGACCTCGACGATTCTCGATgtgaagaagctgctggTGGACGAATACGagccggcgtcgctgcggctgtgttTCAACGGTGCCGTGCTGGAGGACAGCAAGATTCTGGCAGATGCTGGAGTTAAAGACAACGACTTTCTTGTGCTCGCTGGCCGCAAACGAAAGATCCCGAAACCGGCGAGCATGCCATCGGCGGAGCCGCAAaagacggaggcggcgccTGAGTTTAGCGCACCTCTATCTGCtactgcaccaccgccggcgatGCCCACGTCTGCTTCCACCACGACGTCCACCGCCGACTCAGTTGCCCCCGCTGTTCCTGCTGCCACTAcagctccagctccagctccagcccctgctcctgctccagcccctgctcctgctccagcccctgctcctgctccagctcctgTCGCTCCTACGCCCCCCGCTGGCTCTGCTATTCCTGTTGCCTCCGCAGCAAGCATCTATGGTGTGGCCCCCAACCTGAtcgacgaggtggcggcaATGGGCTTCGAGGACCGCAATCAAATTGCCTTGGCGCTACGCGCCGCCTTCATGAATGTCGATCGCGCCGTGGAGTACCTCTTTGACGGCATTCCTCCTCACCTTGTGGAGGAGCTCACGTCCCACGGTCTTCCTGCCGCACCCGCCGAGGCCCCAAGAGCATCGAATCCGTCTGCATCTTCTGCAACCGCGGCTGTACCCGTGTCAACTTCTCTTGCGTCCGCAGCTACGCTatccaccgccgcgtcggAGATGCGCGACGCCCTCTCGCGCATCCCACAGTTTGACGAAATCCGTACCCTGTACAACCAAAACACGGACACGCTGCCAGTGGTGATGCAGCAGattgcgctgcggcacccgGCCGTGTACGAGCAGATCGAGCGCAATCCGGAGGTGTTCCTCTCCATCATGGGCGAGGCAGGGCAGCCAGGGACTTCGAATGCTCCACCCGGGTCCGTCGCGTCGCCGACGGCAGAGGCTGTCGTGGGTGACACGGAAGAGGGCAGCTTCATGAACGAACTGCAGGCTGGAGTCGAGCTGACTGCCGAGGATCGCATGGCGGTTCAGCAGCTCGTTGAGTTAGGAGGTGGCATGTGGGACGAGCAGAGCGCTGTGCTAGTCTACCTTGCTACCCAGCGCAATCAAGAGGTAGCGGCGAGTGTGTTGTTTGAGCACGGTGGTGTTCCGGCAGAGTTGTTGGCGGAGATTGCCACCCAAATagccgacgaggaggcggaggactACGAGGATGAGCAGTGa